A segment of the Terribacillus aidingensis genome:
CCAAAGTGATGAAGTAAGGCAAGTTCGCGTTCGTTCAGCTGATTGGCTGGCAAACCGATAATCTCCCCATTCTCCAATCGAAACCAATGGTATGTATTCGTATCAAGTCCATTAAGGCTGTCTGCCGTTATGATACCCGAAAATAGTCTTTCCAGTTCCTCCTTCATACGCACTTCTCCTATCCATACAATCTGTTTCTTTGTAATTGGTGTTATTTGTATTATACTAAAACCGAAGTAAACAGAAAGGTCGATACAACATGAATAGTGGAGATATTTGGTTGATTTTATCCATGGCGCTTATTGGTGCCTTGATTGGCGGTATCACGAATTACTTAGCGATAAAGATGCTGTTTAAGCCTCATCGCGCTATATATATAGGGAAGTGGCGAGTTCCATTTACTCCGGGATTAATACCAAAACGCAGAAGTGACTTGGCCCGTTCGCTTGGAAAAACGGTCGTTGACCATCTTCTTACGCCGAAGGGCATGCAAGCAAGGCTGGTTGATGAAGGCTTCCAATTGAAGGTCAACAGTTGGGCAAAACGTGAAGTGTTCCGTTTTTTGCGTTCAGAACGAACATTGCGTCAGCTGCTGTTAGATTTTAATGTAGATGTGGATACGGATATTTTGCACAAAAAGACTGCTGAATTACTAAAAACACAGCTGGAAAAACAAGCAGAAAGAGAACTAGGCAGCTTGTTGCCAGAAGAATTGAAAGAAAAGACAGAGGCTGCTGCTGACAGAGCAGCAATGCATATTCAGCAGATGCTCGCAGCTTATATGGATAGCTACGATGGCCGTCGCAAAATACAGGAGCTTGTCCAAAGCTTTCTGCAAGGCAGGGGTTTTCTTGGCAGTATGCTGTCCTCTTTTATGGATCCTAGCAGTGCAGTCGATAAAATTCAGCCTGTTATCATCGAATCTGTCGGGTCAGAAGGCACCCGCCGCTGGCTGCAGCAGCTGCTTACTAGTGAGCTGAATAAGCTGATGAGCAAGACAGTAGGCGATGTAACGGAAACAATTGGTCTAGAAACAGTGGAAGAGGCTATTCAGCAAGTGGTTAGGAAATCGATCCCATTTGATGAGCTGCTAGACACACCAATCCAAGTGTATACGAAAGATATTCAAGACCATGTAATAGAAGAAAAGCTGACCATACTTGTCGGACGAGTTCTCCAGCGTCTATCTGAGCAGGTGCCGGTCATCATGGAACAATTGGAGCTTTCCAAGATGGTCGAGAAAGAAGTATCCGGTTTTCCTCTGGAACGAGTGGAAGAGCTTGTCCTGGCTATCTCTAATAAAGAATTCAAGCTGATCACATACCTCGGATTCCTGTTGGGTGGTATCATCGGGATCGTTCAGGGAGTTATCGCGCTTTTTATCTGATGGCTCGAACTATACAGCGCTCTATCGGTTTGTTATAGTGGAACTTGAGTAAAAATGAGGAGGTACGTACCCATGGCTAATATGTACGATCATGCGTATGACTTAGAAAAAGCAATCCGTGAAAGTGATGAATTCAAAGGCTTGAAAGCCGCTTATGATACGGTAATGAACGATCCATCTTCCAAGCAGATGTTCGAAAACTTCCGTAACATCCAACTTGAATTGCAGCAAAAACAAATGCAAGGACAGGAAATTACAGAAGAAGAAGTTCAAAAAGCACAAAGCGTAGTTCAAGTAGTGCAGCAGGACGAACAAATTGCAAAATTGATGGAACAAGAACAGCGTCTGAACATCGCAATCAATGATATCAGCAGAATCATCACGAAACCTTTGGAAGAGCTTTACGGACAGCCAGAGGCGTAAGCAAAAACCTCCTTGCCATTTGGCATGGGGGTTTTCTTTTGTTTTGAAACCGAACGTGCATTCGCAAGAGGTGCATGCTACTATAGAAGCAAACGACGACTAAAGAAAGGAACCTTCTATGCTGCCTAAACTAACATTCATTCATGCTGCCGATCTTCATCTGGATAGCCAAATGGAAGGATTGACTGCTGCGCATCCTGCTATGAAAAGCCGGCTGCAGGAAAGCACTTTCCAAGCCTTGAAACAGCTTGTACAATGTGCAATATCGGAAAAAGTGGATTTTATCTTACTGGCTGGAGATATCTTTGATGCCAACAGACAATCTCTAAAAGCACTTGTAGCCTTGCGCGAAGCCTGTAAAGAGTTGCAAGAGCACTGTATTGATGTGTACATGCAGTATGGAAATCATGATTTTACAGGAAAACAGCCAATGATGAGTTACCCGGACAATGTACATATTTTTCAATCCGAAAAAGTGGAAACATTCTTCCATGAGAAGAATGGTGAGCCAGCAGCGGCGATCCACGGGTTCAGTTATACGACAAGACATATTAAATCTCGAAAGGCACTGGAGTACGAAGCCAAAGGAGAAGGGATTTACCAGATAGGCATGCTCCATGGCAGTCTGGGGACAGGCGGAGATGCGGATGTCTATGCTCCCTTCAGCGTAGATGAGCTGAAACATACCGGCTTTGATTATTGGGCGCTTGGGCATATACATAAACGCGAGGTATTGTCAGAGCAGCCGCCTATTGTATACCCGGGGAATATTCAGGGCAGACATCGCAAAGAGTCTGGGGAGAAAGGCTGCTATTTGGTGGAGTTGAAGGGCCAATCCTGTGTTATGTCATTTCTTCCCTTGCAGGATATCCGATTTGAAACAGTGGACGTGGATGTCAAAGAAGGATCAGCATTATATGATGTGGAACAGATTTTGCTGGAAAGCTGTCTCCGATGGGAGGAAGCATTTGGGGATGCTGTACTTCACGTGATATTCCATGGTCCTGCTCATCTATTGATGCGATGGAGCCAGGAGGAGCACTTGGAGGAGCTGCTTGAAATTATCAATGAGCAGCAGCAGAATCTGGGCAGCCAGCTTGTACTTGCGGGTTTCACTGTACAGGCAACCCTTGACATGAAGGAAGACCTGCTTCTGGAACGTAACGACTTCACTGCAGCGCTGTACACCACTTCCTATTCAGCGGATGAAATGACACGCAGTTTGGAGGAGTTGATGGGAAATCGTCAATACCGTAAGATCCAGCAGTTTTATTCTGAGGAAGAATTACAGGAGTTGCTTGGGGAAGCGAAACAACTGCTGCTCCAAACTTTATTGGAGGTAGAATAACGGTGCAAATCAGCAGCGGACATATTTATGATTTCGGTAAATGGCATGATTATACTTTCGATTTCCAAGAGAGCTCTCTTGTGATCATCCAGGGGGAGAATGAGGCTGGTAAGTCCACATTAAAAGCTTTTCTTATCTACATATTATTTGGGATGCGTACGCGGGAACTGGATTCTTATAAACCAAGGACAGGGGGTACTCCAGGCGGAAGACTCACTCTCCGTTTACCTGGTGGACAAGCAGTTGTCGAAAGGATCCTGGATCGGCATAATGGTGAAGCTGTCTGCTATATAGGTTCTGAACAAAAAGATCAGCAGTGGCTGGAGGACCAGCTTGGCGGTATGGATGCTTCCGTATTCCGCCAGGTTTTCACATTGGATACGGAAGCACTTGTTTCTTTGCAGCTGACAGACAAAGAACATCTGGGACAAGTCCTATTGGATGCAGGTCAGACAGGATCAGCAGATGTTCATAAGCTGGAGAAAAAGCTGCAGCAGGAATTGCAGCAGCTATTCCGTCCTCAAGGAAGGAAGCCGAGAATCAATGCTATGCTGCATACCGTCTCAGAACAGGAACGCCTTGTACAAGAGCTAACAGACAAGGAAGCGGCTTATCAGCCGGATAAAGAGAAACTGCGCGCAACACTTGAAAAAACAAATGAACTGCAAAATCACAAGGCAGAGCTTCGCGCTAAGATCCGTGTCCAGAAACAAGTACTGCAAGCTATTCCATGGCAAAAGAAGGCCGCTTTCGCGAAGGAACAGCTGAAGCAGCTCGAACATGTGGAAGGTTTTCCTTCTGAAGGATTCGAACAGATGCAGAAGATCCAGTATCAGCTTCAGACTTTGGAAGCTCAATATCATGTCCACAAGAAGGAATCTGCTTTAATACAAAAGGATTTGGTGTCGACAAAAGAGCAGTTGTTGAAAGATGACTTGTACAAGGAATTGTATGAACTGGGTGCCAGGACAGACTGGACAGCTGTGAAGAAACGTATCGAGCTATTGGAGGAAGAGCGTGATAAACTTCGAAATCAGTTAGCTCGTGTGCATCTCAGCTATCCGTATCCAGAATATTTTGCCTGGAATTCACATATGGCGGAAGCCTCCGAGGAATGGCGTCCGCTTCAGGAAAAAATGATGATTTTGCAGGCAGAGAGTAAGCGAATTCACCAGTCTATCGCTGAGAAGAGACAGGAAATAGATAAAATGGATCATCTGCAAAATAGGATCCATCAGAGTTTGCTTTCAGAAAAGGAATATAGGGAACTTCACAACAAGAATGACAGAAAACATAGAGGAAATGATTTACGTAAGAGAACAATTTCACCTATTATCCTTTTGGTTGTTTTTGCAGGGCTATTAAGTGGTATTGGTATTTTGACTGCAAATTGGCTCTTAGCTGGAAGTGGTATTTTTCTGCTGGTTGGTGCTGGTTTGAATTGGCGTCTTGGACTTCAGCCCGGAGGTCATTCTGAGAGCTCTTCCTATATATCCGAAAAACTCACAGAACAGAAAGAGTTGCGAGTCCGCTGGCGTCAATTGGAGGAGCAGCGTCACCCGTTGGAAGTACAGCTTATGGAGTTACAGCAAGAACAGTCTGAGCAAGTAATAAGGAGAGAGTATCTGGAGCAACAGATAGCTATTCAGATAGAGAAATTTCCTTTCTTAACGGACGTGCCACTAGTGTATTGGGAGAAAGCGGTTCACGAGTGGAAAGCAAAAGAGCAGCTGGCAGATACGCAGAACAGGGTAAAGCGAGAGCTTGAAGAGGAGCAGCAGCGCTATACGGATTCTATTGACCGGCTGGGTGACATAATGGGTGTAACAATTGGTGTACGGCCAGAGGAAATAATAGAGCAAGCAGAATATGTAATCGAGTCACAGCAAAAGCTAAGACACGCAAAAGAACAGCTTTTTGAACGACAGCAGGAGATACAGCGGTATTTACAAGAGCTGGATAAGAAGCTCAAGCCGTTACAGGAACAAAAAGCTATTTTGCTTGAAGAAGGCGGAGCTAATGACTACCATCATTTCCTGCACGCAGCAGAGCAATATCGGAAAAGAAAGCAGCTTCTCGAAGAATTGGAGCATTTTCATGTGCAGGTAAGAGCCATTCTGCCAGACGGAAAGTACAGCTCAGTAGAAGTGGAATATGAGCAGGATAGAGTGGAGCAAGTGATTGCCAAACTTGAAACGGAACAAGAGGCTGTGGAGGAGGAGCTAGATAAATGTCGACAGCACGCCGCCACGCTGCAAGTTAAGCTTGCTGACCTTGAATCGGACACAACAGCATCAGCAGCTTATCATGAGCTGCAGCGGCAGAAGCAAGTGCTGACAGCGGCTGGACGAAAGTGGGCTGTACGGAAACTTGCTTACGATATGCTTTCACAAACAAAAAGAACGTTTCAGGAAGAACGATTTCCGAAAGTCCTTAGAGAAGCGAGCAGTTTGTTTTCTCAGGTAGCAGATCAGTATGGCGGGCTGGCACTGACAGAAGCGGGTAGTTTGGTTGTGAAAGATCGATACAGCAGGGACATTGCCTTGGGACAGCTTTCAAGAGGCACGATTGAGCAGCTTTATCTTTGCATGCGGCTTGCACTCTCCCGACATCTTGGTATGCAGCAGAGCTTTCCGTTATTGATTGACGACGCATTCAGCCATACAGATATTGAAAGAAGAGGGCGCTTTCTTCCTATACTTCAGGCTGCTGCGGATGTGCAGCAGATTATTTTATTCACGTGGGAAGAACCGGCACCTGAATGGACTCAACAGTCTAAATTGCTTCAGCTTGAAAAAACGCAGAAAACTGGTTCGTTGTAGCGTTTTAGCATTCGCAAAAAGGTGACAATAATGGTAAACTGGTTAAGATAAAAATTGGATTATTGTAAGCTGGAGGGTCGGGCAGTGCCGAGTAACGAAGAAAATTGGGCTAAATACGAGGAATCTATCGAAAAATTCATACAGGTCATTGCCAAGAATATGAATTTATATGGAATCACCTCATCTGTTGGCCGGCTATATGGTGCGCTTTATTTTGCGGATCGACCAATGACATTGGATGATATGAGAGATGCTTTGGAGATGAGTAAAACAAGCATGTCAACAGGAGTCAGGGCATTAGCTGAGATGAAAATGGTAGAGCCTGCATATAAAAAAGGTATGCGGAAGGATCTATATAAATCGGAGGAAGACTGGTACAAATCTTTTACGTCACTCTTCGGAAATAAGTGGGAGAAAAGTACGCAATCGAATCTGGAGGAAGCTGAGGAGACGATTGAGGAACTGAAGCATTTGAAGGAAGATGTTGAGGATCCAGAATTAATTGAGAGAATCGACAAAGATATTGACCGTCTTCAATATGCTCGCGATTATTACACGTGGCTCCTGCAGTTCATCAATGTGGTCGAATCAGGAGAAATATTCAAATACGTTCCAAAGCCGCCAAAGAGATAAAGGGCATTGGAGCATGATGCCCTTGCTGAATAGTAAGGGCTGTATTTATGAGGGAGGAGAATAGCGTTGAAAAAAGGTATTGGGTATTTTCAGGTAGGCGATAAATTCGATAGCTTTCTGCTGATTAAACAAGCAGACAAAGCTATTGCAAGTAATGGTAAAGCTTTTATGACACTGATATTAGGTGATGATACCGGGGATATCGAGGCGAAGCTATGGGATGCATCACCTGCGGATGAACAGCGCTATCAGGCTGGCCATGTAATTAAAGTCCAAGGTGAGGTAAACGCATTCCGCGGTCGTCTGCAGCTTAAAATACAGGCTATTCGGGTGGCAGAACCGAATGATGGAGTCCATGCGCATGACTTTGTCAAGCGGGCGCCGCTTTCGAAGGAACAGCTGCTGGAAGAATTGACATCATTCATATTTGATATGGAGAATCCGAATTTACAGCGAATTACGAGGTATTTTCTATCCAATTATCAAGAGCAGCTGCTTGCTTATCCGGCGGCAGTACGTAATCATCACGAATTTGTTTCCGGGCTGGCTTTCCATGTTGTATCGATGCTACGGATTGCTCGCGAATTGAAAAATCTGTATCCGGAGATCAATAAGGATTTGCTTTATGCAGGAATCATTCTTCATGATATCGGTAAATTACGGGAACTCTCAGGTGCAACGAATCCGACTTATACGGTAGAAGGTAAGCTGCTTGGTCACATTTCGATCATGTCAGATGAAATCGCCCAGGCCGCCAGAGAATTGCAAATCGAGGCAGAAGAAGTGATGATTTTACAGCATATGATCTTAAGCCACCATGGCAAAGGGGAATGGGGCAGTCCGAAGCCGCCGCTCGTGCGTGAAGCTGAGCTTCTGCATATGATCGACCTGATTGATGCGAAAATGAATACACTGCAGCGCGTCATGGATAAAGTAGCGCCGGGAGACTTTTCGGAGCGCGTCTTCTCTTTGGAGAACCGCAGCTTTTATAAACCTGCTTTCGAGCGCGAGTGAAAGTAATAGAGAGAAAAATAGAATAGAGGGAATTATATGAGATGGAAGGATTGGGATCGCAATTTAAAGATCCGCTTGCTTGGGGAAGCAATGATGAATTTTCTATTCTGGGCCTACTTCCCGTTCATGACGATCTTTTTCCAAGATGCTTTCGGGAAGGACAGAGCTGGATGGCTGCTCATGTTATCTCAAGCGCTTTCCGTACTTGCAAGCTTAGTAGGGGGATATTGTGCTGACCGCTTTGGCCGAAGAAGGATGATGAGTATTGCGGTTGCCGGTCAATCCGTCACCTTCCTCGTGTTTGCATACGCCAATTCACCGTGGCTGACATCATCAGCCTTGACTTTCCTTGCATTTAGCTTCCTTGGTATTTGGAGTGCGTTGTATTGGCCAGCATCACATGCGATGGTAGCCGATGTGGTTAAGGAGAAAGATCGAACTGCCGTTTTCGCGGTCTTCTATACAAGCCTCAATATAGCTGTAGTGGTAGGGCCGTTGATTGGGACCGTTTTATTTTATTCGTACCGTTTTCAAATGCTGCTGGCTGGTTTCCTGCTTACTGCCATTTTATTTGTCATTATGCAAGTCTTCATTCGTGAAACAGTGCCGGAGAAGAAACAAGAGAAAGCAGATCATGCAGCATGGTATAAAGCTGTCTGGAAAGAACTCCAGACATATCGCATCATTGCTAAAGACCGAACTTTCCTCCTTTTCATCGTGGCGGGTGTGCTGGTTGCGCAGACGTTCATGCAGCTGGATATCCTGATAGCTGTTTATACCAGCGAAGTCATTACCAATCAAACCGTTTTTGCACTTGGTGATTTCCGCATAGAGGTGGATGGAAAACAAGCATTTTCACTTATCCTGGCTTTAAATGGTTTGTTAGTAGCTATATTCACAGTATTTACATCCAAGTTTGTCACCAAATTCCGGATTGCCCGAGTGTTTGTCGCATCAAGCATTGCCTATGCTGCAGGTATATGGCTTTACGGGATGACGGAGAGCTTCTGGATTTTTGTGGTAGCAATCATTCTCTTTACAATCGGGGAGCTTATGGTAGTTGGCTTGCAGGAAAGTTTTGTCGCCTCGCTGGCCACAGAGGAAAGCAGGGGGCAATACTTTTCCGCAGCAAGTCTTCGCTTCACACTTGGGAAGCTGCTTGCGCCGCTTAGCCTTGTGCTCGTCAGCTATATGAGCTATCAGCTCACATTCACGATTCTTGCTTTGCTAGCTCTAGTGAGTGCCTTCGTCTATAACGCGATGTTCAAACGCTACCAGAAGGAACAGCGGGCAGCGTCCTGATCTTTGTCATGAATCCTTGTCCACATGCATAGATATTACACAACAAGGACAAGGGGGTATTACAATGCCGGATATTCCATTGTGGGTCATGCTCATTTTTCTTTGCATGATCGGCAGCGGCTTCATGGCATTCCGGACGCAACGGCATGATTATCAAACAGAGAAGCAGTTCATCGAGCGGGAAGGAAATGTTTATATGGAGCGTATCGAGGAAGAAAAAGCGAGACGTGCAGTTAAAAAGTAATGAAAAAAGACCGAAACGAATTCGTTTCGGTCTTTTTTATTATCAGCCGGAAGTTGTAGATGTAGAAGTCATATCATCAATTAGATCTTTATATTCGTCGATCTTGATATCAAAGTCTGCATCTTTTAGAATTTTATTGATTTTCTCTTGCTGTTCAGCTGAATCTACTTTCTGGATAGCTAGTTCTGTCTTGATTTTATCACGTTCTTCATCAAGGGAACCAACTTCCTGTTCTGTATCACGAGTGTCATCCAAACGGATGATGTGCCAGCCAAAGCTGGATTCTACTGGTTCACTGATATCACCTTTTTTCAGTTTGTAAGCTGCATCTTCAAAGGCAGCATCCATTGTACCAGCAGTGAACCAATCCAGAGAGCCTTTATTTTCCA
Coding sequences within it:
- a CDS encoding GbsR/MarR family transcriptional regulator, whose protein sequence is MPSNEENWAKYEESIEKFIQVIAKNMNLYGITSSVGRLYGALYFADRPMTLDDMRDALEMSKTSMSTGVRALAEMKMVEPAYKKGMRKDLYKSEEDWYKSFTSLFGNKWEKSTQSNLEEAEETIEELKHLKEDVEDPELIERIDKDIDRLQYARDYYTWLLQFINVVESGEIFKYVPKPPKR
- a CDS encoding DUF445 family protein, producing MNSGDIWLILSMALIGALIGGITNYLAIKMLFKPHRAIYIGKWRVPFTPGLIPKRRSDLARSLGKTVVDHLLTPKGMQARLVDEGFQLKVNSWAKREVFRFLRSERTLRQLLLDFNVDVDTDILHKKTAELLKTQLEKQAERELGSLLPEELKEKTEAAADRAAMHIQQMLAAYMDSYDGRRKIQELVQSFLQGRGFLGSMLSSFMDPSSAVDKIQPVIIESVGSEGTRRWLQQLLTSELNKLMSKTVGDVTETIGLETVEEAIQQVVRKSIPFDELLDTPIQVYTKDIQDHVIEEKLTILVGRVLQRLSEQVPVIMEQLELSKMVEKEVSGFPLERVEELVLAISNKEFKLITYLGFLLGGIIGIVQGVIALFI
- a CDS encoding YlbF family regulator: MANMYDHAYDLEKAIRESDEFKGLKAAYDTVMNDPSSKQMFENFRNIQLELQQKQMQGQEITEEEVQKAQSVVQVVQQDEQIAKLMEQEQRLNIAINDISRIITKPLEELYGQPEA
- a CDS encoding DNA repair exonuclease, coding for MLPKLTFIHAADLHLDSQMEGLTAAHPAMKSRLQESTFQALKQLVQCAISEKVDFILLAGDIFDANRQSLKALVALREACKELQEHCIDVYMQYGNHDFTGKQPMMSYPDNVHIFQSEKVETFFHEKNGEPAAAIHGFSYTTRHIKSRKALEYEAKGEGIYQIGMLHGSLGTGGDADVYAPFSVDELKHTGFDYWALGHIHKREVLSEQPPIVYPGNIQGRHRKESGEKGCYLVELKGQSCVMSFLPLQDIRFETVDVDVKEGSALYDVEQILLESCLRWEEAFGDAVLHVIFHGPAHLLMRWSQEEHLEELLEIINEQQQNLGSQLVLAGFTVQATLDMKEDLLLERNDFTAALYTTSYSADEMTRSLEELMGNRQYRKIQQFYSEEELQELLGEAKQLLLQTLLEVE
- a CDS encoding AAA family ATPase, whose product is MQISSGHIYDFGKWHDYTFDFQESSLVIIQGENEAGKSTLKAFLIYILFGMRTRELDSYKPRTGGTPGGRLTLRLPGGQAVVERILDRHNGEAVCYIGSEQKDQQWLEDQLGGMDASVFRQVFTLDTEALVSLQLTDKEHLGQVLLDAGQTGSADVHKLEKKLQQELQQLFRPQGRKPRINAMLHTVSEQERLVQELTDKEAAYQPDKEKLRATLEKTNELQNHKAELRAKIRVQKQVLQAIPWQKKAAFAKEQLKQLEHVEGFPSEGFEQMQKIQYQLQTLEAQYHVHKKESALIQKDLVSTKEQLLKDDLYKELYELGARTDWTAVKKRIELLEEERDKLRNQLARVHLSYPYPEYFAWNSHMAEASEEWRPLQEKMMILQAESKRIHQSIAEKRQEIDKMDHLQNRIHQSLLSEKEYRELHNKNDRKHRGNDLRKRTISPIILLVVFAGLLSGIGILTANWLLAGSGIFLLVGAGLNWRLGLQPGGHSESSSYISEKLTEQKELRVRWRQLEEQRHPLEVQLMELQQEQSEQVIRREYLEQQIAIQIEKFPFLTDVPLVYWEKAVHEWKAKEQLADTQNRVKRELEEEQQRYTDSIDRLGDIMGVTIGVRPEEIIEQAEYVIESQQKLRHAKEQLFERQQEIQRYLQELDKKLKPLQEQKAILLEEGGANDYHHFLHAAEQYRKRKQLLEELEHFHVQVRAILPDGKYSSVEVEYEQDRVEQVIAKLETEQEAVEEELDKCRQHAATLQVKLADLESDTTASAAYHELQRQKQVLTAAGRKWAVRKLAYDMLSQTKRTFQEERFPKVLREASSLFSQVADQYGGLALTEAGSLVVKDRYSRDIALGQLSRGTIEQLYLCMRLALSRHLGMQQSFPLLIDDAFSHTDIERRGRFLPILQAAADVQQIILFTWEEPAPEWTQQSKLLQLEKTQKTGSL
- the yhaM gene encoding 3'-5' exoribonuclease YhaM; this translates as MKKGIGYFQVGDKFDSFLLIKQADKAIASNGKAFMTLILGDDTGDIEAKLWDASPADEQRYQAGHVIKVQGEVNAFRGRLQLKIQAIRVAEPNDGVHAHDFVKRAPLSKEQLLEELTSFIFDMENPNLQRITRYFLSNYQEQLLAYPAAVRNHHEFVSGLAFHVVSMLRIARELKNLYPEINKDLLYAGIILHDIGKLRELSGATNPTYTVEGKLLGHISIMSDEIAQAARELQIEAEEVMILQHMILSHHGKGEWGSPKPPLVREAELLHMIDLIDAKMNTLQRVMDKVAPGDFSERVFSLENRSFYKPAFERE
- a CDS encoding sporulation YhaL family protein; translation: MPDIPLWVMLIFLCMIGSGFMAFRTQRHDYQTEKQFIEREGNVYMERIEEEKARRAVKK
- a CDS encoding MFS transporter, whose amino-acid sequence is MRWKDWDRNLKIRLLGEAMMNFLFWAYFPFMTIFFQDAFGKDRAGWLLMLSQALSVLASLVGGYCADRFGRRRMMSIAVAGQSVTFLVFAYANSPWLTSSALTFLAFSFLGIWSALYWPASHAMVADVVKEKDRTAVFAVFYTSLNIAVVVGPLIGTVLFYSYRFQMLLAGFLLTAILFVIMQVFIRETVPEKKQEKADHAAWYKAVWKELQTYRIIAKDRTFLLFIVAGVLVAQTFMQLDILIAVYTSEVITNQTVFALGDFRIEVDGKQAFSLILALNGLLVAIFTVFTSKFVTKFRIARVFVASSIAYAAGIWLYGMTESFWIFVVAIILFTIGELMVVGLQESFVASLATEESRGQYFSAASLRFTLGKLLAPLSLVLVSYMSYQLTFTILALLALVSAFVYNAMFKRYQKEQRAAS